The Pseudomonadales bacterium genomic interval GCCACGACACCCAGAGGGTCACTCCGATCGAGACCCCCGTGAAGACCAGAAACGGCAGCAGCACCAGCGCGAGCTTCAGCCCGAGACTCCATTGACGCTGGTCCGTGTCCACCACGGCGTGTGCTTCTTCAGCCAAGAGCTTTCCTCGACGCGACGCCGATCGGCAGCAGATCCATCAGGGTTCCCGGCCGACCGTCATGACCGCGGGATTATGCCCGCCATGGGCTGCTGGACGCGAGCCGCGCCCTCTATACTGCCGGCCGTCCGGCTGCCCGAAGCCGGCATCCCGGCATCCATGACCGACCAGGACACACCATGCAGCCGCCGACACGCGCTCCGAGTGCCGCCTACGCCAACTACGTGCTCGCCCTGTTGAGCCTGGTCTATGTGATGAACTTCATCGACCGGCAGATCCTGGCCATGCTGATCGAGCCGATCAAACAGGAATTCGGCGTTTCGGATACGGCACTCGGGTTGCTGTCGGGCTTTGCGTTCGCGTTCCTGTACACGCTTGCGGGAATCCCGATCGCGCGCTGGGCAGACCGCAGCTCGCGTACCCGCGTCATCACGCTGGCACTCACCATATGGAGCGTGATGACCGCTGCCTGCGGCCTGGCACGCAACTTCATCGAACTGGCTCTGCTGCGGGTACTGGTCGGCATCGGCGAGGCCGGCGGCAACCCGCCGTCGCATTCGTTGATCGCCGATTATTTTCCGCCACACCGGCGCGCCACGGCGCTATCGATATTTGCATGGGGTGTCTATGTGGGGTCTGCCATCGCGTTCCTCGCCGGCGGTTACCTGGTTGCCCACTACAGCTGGCGTACCGCATTCATGGTCGTCGGTGCGCCGGGCCTGTTGCTCGCGGTGGTGGTTGCACTGACGGTGCGCGAACCCGCACGTGGCGCCTCGGAACAACGCAGCGCCCCGCAGGCGCAGCCGCCGCTCGGTGAGGTGTTGCGCCATCTGCTGGCGCAGCGTTCGTTCATGTTCATCGTGCTCGGTGCGTCGATCCAGTCGCTTTCGGGCTATGGAGTGCTGACCTGGGGACCCACGTTTCTGTACCGCGTCCACGCGATGCCGTGGACCGAGATCGGCGTGTGGCTCGGCTGGATCATCGGTGTCGCGGGCTGCGCCGGAGCCTACGCCGGTGGCCGGCTCGCGGATCGCTTCGGCGCACGTGACGCCGCGTGGTACATGCGCCTGCCGGCGCTGCAGTCCTTGCTCGGCGTGCCGTTCGTGCTCGGTTTTGCACTGCTGCCGGCACAGCGTGACTCGATGCTGGCGTTCATCCCGTTCTATGCGCTGGGCGCCATGTACGTGGGGCCGATGTTCTCGATGGTGCAGGGGCTGGTGCCGCTGCGCATGCGTGCCACGGCTTCCGCGCTGCTGCTGTTCGTCGTGAACCTGATCGGACTCGGACTCGGGCCGCTGTCGGTCGGGCTGCTGAACGACTACGTGTTCGCCGCCGAGCACGGTGCGCTGGCGATCCGCTACTCGATGCTCGTGATCGGCGTGCTCGGCGGTGCGGCCAGCCTGCTGTTCTGGCAGGCATCACGTACGCTGGCCGCGGACCTCGCCCGCCAGCACGACTGAGTTCGCGCGCGGCACCGCCGCTTGCGGCGGCAGCGTGAGCCGCCGCGACCAGTCCTCGACCACGCCGCTCTCGAGCCGACGCGATGCAAGCAGGCGCCAGCCCTCGGACAGAACGGCGAGGTCGGCGATCGTCGCGAGCAGCACCCGGTTCAGGCAGTCGTGATACAGCACGTGCTGCAGCCGCGCCAGCGTCCACTCGGGATGCGGACGATCGTGCAGCTCGAGGCAATCGCCTGCGGCAATCGTGCCGGGCTGCAGCACCCGGTAGTACCAGCCCGTCAGCCCGCTGTCCTGCACACGCTCGGCCATGGCTGGCAGATCGAAGCGCAGATCGAGCTTCCAGCACGGCTGGCGACCCTGCGAAACCTGCAGGACGGCGCCTCCGAGCCGGTACACGTCGCCAACGCAGACCACGTCCTC includes:
- a CDS encoding MFS transporter — protein: MQPPTRAPSAAYANYVLALLSLVYVMNFIDRQILAMLIEPIKQEFGVSDTALGLLSGFAFAFLYTLAGIPIARWADRSSRTRVITLALTIWSVMTAACGLARNFIELALLRVLVGIGEAGGNPPSHSLIADYFPPHRRATALSIFAWGVYVGSAIAFLAGGYLVAHYSWRTAFMVVGAPGLLLAVVVALTVREPARGASEQRSAPQAQPPLGEVLRHLLAQRSFMFIVLGASIQSLSGYGVLTWGPTFLYRVHAMPWTEIGVWLGWIIGVAGCAGAYAGGRLADRFGARDAAWYMRLPALQSLLGVPFVLGFALLPAQRDSMLAFIPFYALGAMYVGPMFSMVQGLVPLRMRATASALLLFVVNLIGLGLGPLSVGLLNDYVFAAEHGALAIRYSMLVIGVLGGAASLLFWQASRTLAADLARQHD
- a CDS encoding MOSC domain-containing protein; its protein translation is MGSRSENRRIYRVARNRGSAVSAGIVLRELRAGIVAPLGSGEARSAIDKQPVRDGYADVNGLRADRQADTRHHGGPDKALHHYALEHYARWRALLPERAERFVAGGFGENLVTLGMTEDVVCVGDVYRLGGAVLQVSQGRQPCWKLDLRFDLPAMAERVQDSGLTGWYYRVLQPGTIAAGDCLELHDRPHPEWTLARLQHVLYHDCLNRVLLATIADLAVLSEGWRLLASRRLESGVVEDWSRRLTLPPQAAVPRANSVVLAGEVRGQRT